In the genome of Elusimicrobiota bacterium, one region contains:
- a CDS encoding alanine racemase produces the protein MIKKNPSKSSAKREQSYHLSLPGATKMFRPTWAEINRDAFTKNIQKIRSLLKPQTKILAVVKANAYGHTALPISKLAEKSVSMLGVSSIEEGIALRAGGIRKDILILGSIYPLENLTEV, from the coding sequence ATGATAAAAAAAAATCCATCTAAATCTTCAGCGAAAAGGGAGCAATCTTATCATCTTTCATTGCCAGGCGCAACAAAAATGTTCCGTCCTACATGGGCTGAAATAAACAGGGATGCTTTTACAAAAAATATTCAAAAAATTCGGTCACTTTTAAAGCCGCAAACCAAAATACTTGCCGTAGTAAAGGCAAATGCTTACGGCCATACGGCTCTTCCCATTTCAAAACTGGCCGAAAAAAGCGTTTCAATGCTTGGAGTTTCTTCAATTGAAGAAGGAATAGCGCTAAGGGCAGGCGGAATCAGAAAAGACATTTTAATTCTCGGAAGCATTTATCCTTTAGAAAATCTTACGGAAGT